A genomic segment from Streptomyces sp. TLI_235 encodes:
- a CDS encoding NlpC/P60 family protein produces MSAHRRPQLPGGHTLARALLLTAAATTAVGVTVGTGAYAAPAAPADPSWRTADVRAKVDRLYEEAEQASERANAAAEDQKRLQTEAGQLQDQIAAGQDQLNGLYTDLATAAAAQYRDGGLDPAFRLMLESDPAGYLTRARALDQAATRQSDTLRQVLDRQRRIDQRRAEAGAKLAELEDVRRSLAGHKDEVRRRLGDAQRLLGGLTTAERVRLAAADAADAARRAARGADRLDLGDQPPSSDRAAAALAAAISKIGSPYVYGSTGPRAFDCSGLMYWSWRQAGVTLPRTSQAQAYAGRRVSLSEARPGDLVIFFKDMHHVGMYAGGGVVVHAPHPGARVRYENVNAMPVSGVVRV; encoded by the coding sequence ATGTCCGCGCACCGACGCCCCCAACTGCCGGGCGGCCACACCCTCGCCCGGGCCCTGCTGCTCACGGCCGCGGCGACCACGGCCGTCGGCGTCACCGTCGGCACGGGCGCGTACGCCGCCCCCGCGGCGCCCGCCGACCCGTCCTGGCGGACCGCCGACGTCAGGGCCAAGGTCGACCGGCTCTACGAGGAGGCCGAGCAGGCCAGCGAGCGGGCGAACGCCGCCGCGGAGGACCAGAAGCGCCTGCAGACCGAGGCCGGCCAGCTGCAGGACCAGATCGCCGCCGGCCAGGACCAGCTCAACGGCCTCTACACCGACCTCGCCACCGCCGCCGCCGCGCAGTACCGCGACGGCGGGCTCGACCCGGCCTTCCGCCTGATGCTGGAGTCCGACCCGGCCGGCTACCTCACCCGGGCCCGCGCCCTCGACCAGGCCGCCACCCGGCAGAGCGACACCCTGCGCCAGGTGCTCGACCGCCAGCGCAGGATCGACCAGCGCCGCGCCGAGGCCGGCGCCAAGCTCGCCGAGCTGGAGGACGTCCGCCGCTCCCTTGCCGGCCACAAGGACGAGGTCCGCCGACGGCTCGGCGACGCCCAGCGCCTGCTCGGCGGCCTCACCACCGCCGAGCGCGTCCGGCTGGCCGCCGCCGACGCCGCCGACGCGGCCCGCCGCGCGGCCCGCGGCGCCGACCGCCTCGACCTCGGCGACCAGCCGCCCTCCTCCGACCGCGCGGCCGCCGCCCTGGCCGCCGCGATCAGCAAGATCGGATCGCCGTACGTCTACGGATCGACCGGCCCTCGTGCCTTCGACTGCTCCGGTCTGATGTACTGGAGCTGGCGGCAGGCCGGAGTCACCCTGCCGCGCACCTCGCAGGCGCAGGCATACGCGGGGCGGCGAGTCAGCCTCTCCGAGGCGCGACCGGGAGACCTGGTGATCTTCTTCAAGGACATGCACCACGTCGGCATGTACGCCGGCGGCGGCGTCGTCGTGCATGCCCCCCACCCCGGCGCCCGGGTCCGCTACGAGAACGTCAACGCCATGCCCGTCAGCGGGGTGGTGCGGGTCTGA
- a CDS encoding cell wall-associated NlpC family hydrolase — MASHRRPKPVGRTRASILTAAAATAVALSSQTGAHADPAPTKEQVAAQVDQLNDQAEAANEQYLAAEQKQQELQKQVTTLQDQVARQQDQVSGVQGRLAEVAAQQYRDGGISPTVKLMLSSNPGEFLGQAGAVSRMSATQADTLKSFKAEQAKLDGQKAEAEHKLAELDTSTRALKAKKEDFQGKLAKAQSLLNSLTQKEKDELAAAEQRAADAARTSADRASRDTTRPDLGSVDLPSGTYTAKAIAAVKSALGAPYVYGATGPSTFDCSGLMQWAYGKAGVSIPRTSQSQAGAGTNIGTNIANAKPGDLVIYYSDRHHVGMYVGGGQVIHAPHTGAVVRYVAATAMPISAIIRV; from the coding sequence GTGGCGTCCCATCGTCGTCCCAAGCCCGTCGGCCGTACCCGTGCATCGATCCTGACTGCGGCAGCCGCCACCGCGGTGGCACTCTCCTCGCAGACCGGTGCGCACGCCGACCCGGCACCCACCAAGGAGCAGGTCGCGGCCCAGGTCGACCAGCTCAACGATCAGGCCGAAGCGGCCAACGAGCAGTACCTCGCGGCCGAGCAGAAGCAGCAGGAGCTGCAGAAGCAGGTCACCACGCTCCAGGACCAGGTCGCGCGTCAGCAGGACCAGGTCAGCGGCGTCCAGGGCCGCCTCGCCGAGGTCGCCGCCCAGCAGTACCGCGACGGCGGCATCTCGCCCACCGTCAAGCTGATGCTCTCCAGCAACCCGGGCGAGTTCCTCGGCCAGGCCGGCGCGGTCAGCCGGATGAGCGCGACCCAGGCCGACACCCTGAAGTCCTTCAAGGCCGAGCAGGCCAAGCTGGACGGCCAGAAGGCCGAGGCCGAGCACAAGCTCGCCGAGCTGGACACCAGCACCCGCGCGCTCAAGGCCAAGAAGGAGGACTTCCAGGGCAAGCTGGCCAAGGCCCAGTCCCTGCTGAACTCCCTCACCCAGAAGGAGAAGGACGAGCTCGCCGCCGCGGAGCAGCGTGCCGCGGACGCCGCGCGCACGTCCGCCGACCGGGCCTCGCGGGACACCACCCGTCCCGACCTCGGCAGTGTCGACCTGCCGTCGGGTACGTACACCGCCAAGGCGATCGCGGCCGTCAAGTCCGCACTGGGCGCCCCGTACGTGTACGGCGCGACCGGCCCGAGCACCTTCGACTGCTCCGGTCTGATGCAGTGGGCGTACGGCAAGGCGGGCGTCTCCATCCCGCGCACCTCGCAGTCGCAGGCCGGCGCCGGCACCAACATCGGCACCAACATCGCCAACGCCAAGCCCGGTGACCTGGTCATCTACTACAGCGACCGGCACCACGTCGGCATGTACGTGGGCGGCGGGCAGGTGATCCACGCGCCGCACACCGGTGCGGTCGTCCGCTACGTCGCGGCCACCGCCATGCCGATCTCGGCGATCATCCGGGTGTGA